In Polynucleobacter sp. es-EL-1, the following are encoded in one genomic region:
- a CDS encoding lipid A biosynthesis acyltransferase, with the protein MTWLQNVFNFLALNLLRLFAFLPYTLTIYIGYGLGWLAAHIPNERAKVVKTNLRLCFPNLSADEIDSLALEHWKLFGRSVIERSRIWLGSGKQITDIVTINSAITLGDSKPRLLINPHFVGLEGGFMALSVLASQHDWPRGAGLYQNMKNPFFNQKMIEWRNRFGGKSIERQSRLRDLIREIQTGNFIFIAPDIDLGPRDSIFVPFFGIQTNTITSVSRLARLSGAEVCLMTTTLNPDRMGYTCNISPPLPNFPTDDVEEDTARLNKYIEDLVRERPAEYYWVHKRFKHRPAGEPSLYN; encoded by the coding sequence ATGACCTGGTTACAAAACGTTTTTAATTTTCTGGCGCTGAACTTACTTCGCCTTTTTGCATTTTTGCCATACACCCTCACCATTTACATTGGCTACGGGCTGGGCTGGCTAGCCGCCCATATTCCCAATGAACGAGCCAAGGTTGTGAAAACGAACTTGCGTTTGTGCTTCCCTAATCTGAGTGCAGATGAAATTGATTCACTTGCACTAGAGCACTGGAAACTATTTGGGCGTAGCGTGATTGAAAGAAGCCGAATCTGGCTTGGAAGCGGAAAACAGATTACTGACATTGTCACCATCAACTCTGCAATCACTTTAGGCGATAGCAAGCCACGACTCTTAATTAATCCTCATTTTGTAGGGCTTGAAGGCGGCTTCATGGCGCTGTCTGTTTTAGCAAGTCAGCATGACTGGCCACGTGGTGCAGGGCTCTATCAAAATATGAAGAATCCCTTCTTCAATCAAAAGATGATTGAATGGCGCAATCGTTTTGGGGGTAAATCGATTGAGAGGCAAAGTCGCTTACGTGATTTGATTCGCGAAATTCAAACAGGTAACTTTATTTTTATTGCACCAGATATTGATCTCGGCCCCCGTGACTCTATTTTTGTTCCCTTTTTTGGAATCCAAACTAATACGATCACTTCAGTCTCACGCCTTGCTAGGCTCAGTGGCGCAGAAGTTTGCCTCATGACCACCACATTAAATCCCGATCGCATGGGATATACGTGCAATATCAGCCCACCATTACCCAATTTTCCAACAGATGACGTTGAGGAAGATACTGCACGCCTGAATAAATATATCGAAGACCTTGTTCGTGAAAGGCCCGCAGAGTACTATTGGGTACATAAACGCTTTAAGCATCGGCCAGCTGGCGAGCCTAGTCTTTATAACTAA